A window of Hevea brasiliensis isolate MT/VB/25A 57/8 chromosome 14, ASM3005281v1, whole genome shotgun sequence contains these coding sequences:
- the LOC131172780 gene encoding secreted RxLR effector protein 161-like, with translation MSNCNPVTTPSEVGLKLNKNPEGKKINGTLYKQIVGSLMYLIATRPDIMHAVSLISRYMENPKELHLLAAKRIFRYLKGTVDFGLLYKKGEKSDLIGFSDSDYAGDVDDRKSISGYVFMLSSRAVSWSSKKQSIVTLSTTEVEFVGATACAFQAI, from the coding sequence ATGAGCAATTGCAATCCTGTTACCACACCATCAGAAGTTGGGTTGAAGCTTAACAAGAATCCTGAAGGCAAGAAGATTAATGGCACTCTCTACAAACAAATTGTAGGAAGTTTGATGTATTTGATTGCTACAAGGCCAGATATCATGCATGCTGTGAGTCTTATTAGCAGATATATGGAAAATCCAAAAGAATTGCATCTTCTAGCTGCCAAAAGGATCTTTCGATACTTAAAGGGTACTGTTGATTTTGGGTTGTTGTACAAGAAGGGAGAAAAATCGGATTTAATTGGGTTCTCTGATAGTGATTATGCTGGAGATGTGGATGATCGAAAGAGTATTTCAGGATATGTTTTCATGCTAAGTTCAAGGGCTGTTTCATGGTCATCAAAGAAGCAATCAATTGTTACTCTATCAACAACTGAAGTTGAATTTGTTGGAGCAACAGCTTGTGCTTTTCAAGCTATATAG
- the LOC131172782 gene encoding secreted RxLR effector protein 161-like has protein sequence MSNCNPITIPSEVGLKLNKNPEGKKSNGTLYKQIVGSLMYLTATRPDIMHAMSLISRYMENPEELHLLAAKRIFRYLKGVDFGLLCKKGEQSDLIGFSNSDYAGDVDDRKSISGYVFMLSSGAVSWSSKKQPIVTLSTTEAEFVAATACAFQAIWLQKILNELHFRKEGPTAIYCDNSSSIKLSQNPVLHG, from the coding sequence ATGAGCAATTGCAATCCTATTACCATACCATCAGAAGTTGGGTTGAAGCTTAATAAGAATCCTGAAGGCAAGAAGAGTAATGGCACTCTCTACAAACAAATTGTAGGAAGTTTGATGTATTTGACTGCTACAAGGCCAGATATCATGCATGCTATGAGTCTTATTAGCAGATATATGGAAAATCCAGAAGAATTGCATCTTCTAGCTGCCAAAAGGATCTTTCGATACTTAAAGGGTGTTGATTTTGGGTTGTTGTGCAAGAAGGGAGAACAATCAGATTTAATTGGGTTCTCTAATAGTGATTATGCTGGAGATGTGGATGATCGAAAGAGTATTTCAGGATATGTTTTCATGCTAAGTTCAGGGGCTGTTTCATGGTCATCAAAGAAGCAACCAATTGTTACTCTATCAACAACTGAAGCTGAATTTGTTGCAGCAACAGCTTGTGCTTTTCAAGCTATATGGTTGCAGAAAATTCTTAATGAGCTGCATTTTAGGAAAGAAGGACCTACTGCAATTTATTGTGACAACAGTTCATCAATAAAACTCTCCCAAAACCCTGTTCTACATGGTTGA